One segment of Stomatobaculum sp. F0698 DNA contains the following:
- a CDS encoding MBL fold metallo-hydrolase, whose translation MDESKLSVLCMTLGMVETNCYLVWNKESKEALLIDPADSAPQIEKVIRERELTLKALLLTHGHFDHVLAADALREAFHVPLCAASPEAETLNDPDLNGDARFMRSGLRLKADRLFTDGEKVEILGTEMQVIFTPGHTRGSCCYYFPAEQVLFSGDTLFQGSFGRVDLPGGDLPSLKKSLDRLFALPEDTLVLPGHMGETSIGEERKSNPIFYY comes from the coding sequence ATGGACGAGAGCAAACTTTCCGTTCTTTGCATGACACTGGGTATGGTGGAGACCAACTGTTACCTGGTTTGGAACAAAGAGAGCAAGGAGGCCCTCTTGATCGATCCGGCCGATTCCGCGCCGCAGATCGAGAAGGTGATACGCGAGCGGGAGCTTACGCTGAAGGCCCTTCTTCTGACGCACGGTCACTTTGACCACGTGCTCGCGGCCGATGCGCTGCGTGAGGCCTTTCATGTGCCGCTCTGCGCGGCTTCCCCCGAGGCAGAGACCTTAAACGACCCCGACTTAAACGGCGACGCGCGTTTCATGCGGAGCGGACTCCGCTTAAAAGCGGACCGCCTGTTCACGGACGGCGAGAAGGTAGAGATACTCGGCACCGAGATGCAGGTTATTTTCACACCGGGACATACGCGCGGCTCCTGCTGTTACTATTTCCCGGCGGAGCAAGTTCTCTTCTCTGGCGACACGCTCTTTCAGGGTTCCTTCGGCCGGGTGGATTTGCCGGGCGGAGACCTGCCGAGCTTAAAGAAATCACTGGACAGGCTCTTTGCGCTCCCGGAGGATACGCTGGTGCTCCCGGGACATATGGGCGAGACCAGCATAGGCGAAGAGCGGAAGAGTAACCCGATTTTCTATTACTGA
- the hemZ gene encoding coproporphyrinogen dehydrogenase HemZ — translation MISLQLQDVPFEQDVRELFMAFFPGQSFSHVPEQDAMISCIMEACAEEGAAPRLGSYRAELRTAEGEAFRFESAWMEERIESKNELKRALYRALSALTGKELPWGTLTGIRPAKLALTGLQAGKSADEIRAEFKRDFFLSDARNELCVRTAENELRAIRGLDFSTGYSLYIGIPFCPTTCLYCSFPSYPIGSKKSTAYLAALKEEIRLVANLMAEKRLDAIYVGGGTPTSLSAAELEELLGFVRGLFDLSALREFTVEAGRPDSISREKLIVLKEQGADRISINPQTLKQGTLDLIGRFHTVEQFVESFRLARELGFDNINTDLIMGLPNESEADVRRTMEGIRALSPDDVTIHSLALKRAARLNTKREDYADVSYGDANRMVELASSYCEEMGLSPYYLYRQKNMAGNLENVGWCKRGKEGLYNILIMEELETIIGCGAGTTTRVMRGAGQYDRLENVKDPGLYVERLKEMLAKKERALGGDVLR, via the coding sequence ATGATATCCTTACAATTACAGGACGTCCCCTTTGAACAGGATGTCCGGGAACTTTTCATGGCGTTTTTTCCGGGACAGAGCTTCAGTCATGTACCGGAACAAGACGCCATGATTTCTTGTATCATGGAGGCCTGCGCGGAGGAAGGCGCCGCGCCGCGGCTCGGCAGCTATCGAGCCGAACTGCGGACGGCAGAGGGAGAGGCGTTTCGCTTTGAGAGCGCTTGGATGGAAGAGCGCATCGAGAGCAAGAACGAATTGAAGCGTGCGCTCTACCGCGCGCTCTCCGCGCTCACGGGGAAAGAACTTCCCTGGGGCACGCTGACGGGCATACGTCCCGCAAAGCTTGCGCTCACGGGACTGCAAGCGGGGAAGTCGGCGGATGAAATCCGGGCCGAATTCAAACGCGATTTCTTTTTGAGTGACGCGCGGAACGAGCTCTGTGTGAGGACCGCCGAAAATGAGCTCCGCGCGATTCGCGGGCTCGACTTTTCGACGGGCTACAGTCTCTACATCGGCATTCCCTTCTGTCCGACGACCTGCCTCTACTGCTCCTTCCCCTCCTATCCGATCGGAAGTAAGAAGAGCACGGCTTATCTCGCGGCCTTGAAAGAAGAAATACGGCTGGTCGCGAACTTGATGGCGGAAAAGCGCCTCGACGCTATCTATGTGGGCGGCGGGACGCCGACCAGTTTAAGCGCAGCGGAACTCGAAGAGCTGCTCGGCTTTGTGAGAGGACTCTTTGATCTCTCGGCGCTTCGGGAGTTTACGGTCGAGGCCGGACGCCCGGACAGCATAAGCCGCGAGAAGCTGATTGTCCTAAAGGAACAGGGCGCAGACCGCATCAGCATCAATCCCCAGACCCTAAAACAGGGGACCCTCGACCTAATCGGGCGCTTTCACACGGTGGAACAGTTCGTTGAGAGCTTTCGGCTCGCGCGAGAGCTCGGCTTTGACAACATCAACACCGACCTCATCATGGGGCTACCGAACGAGAGCGAGGCGGATGTGCGGCGCACCATGGAGGGCATACGCGCGCTTTCGCCGGACGATGTGACCATACACAGTCTCGCTTTGAAGCGGGCGGCGCGCCTCAACACGAAGCGCGAGGACTATGCGGATGTGAGCTACGGCGACGCGAACCGCATGGTGGAGCTCGCCTCTTCCTATTGCGAAGAGATGGGGCTCTCGCCCTACTACCTCTACCGCCAGAAAAATATGGCGGGCAACTTAGAGAATGTGGGCTGGTGCAAAAGGGGCAAGGAAGGGCTCTACAACATTCTCATCATGGAAGAACTCGAGACCATTATAGGCTGCGGCGCGGGCACAACGACGCGGGTGATGCGCGGCGCCGGGCAGTACGATCGCCTTGAGAATGTCAAGGATCCCGGACTCTATGTGGAACGTCTTAAGGAGATGCTCGCAAAAAAGGAGCGTGCCCTCGGCGGAGATGTGCTAAGATAA
- a CDS encoding RelA/SpoT family protein — protein sequence MEENQRELEKPAEFTDPDVLYEELIAAIERYHPSDDTALIHRAYMTAKNAHMDQKRKSGEPYIIHPLCVAIILADLELDKESIIAGLLHDVVEDTILTKEQIARVFGDDVALLVDGVTKLTNLTWTKDRLDIQAENLRRMFLAMSQDIRVILIKLADRLHNMRTLQHMKPEKQREKAKETLEIYAPLADRLGISRVKVELDDLALRYLEPKAYHEIEEKIAEMSQSKERVIESLVEKVQHLMNREQIPSSVIGRRKHIFSIYKKMVSQNKSFDEIYDIFAVRVLVQDLKDCYAALGALHVSFTPLSERFKDYIARPKPNRYQSLHTTLIDRGGTLFEVQIRTYEMDKVAEYGIAAHWKYKEKAKGENPTVTGGEAEKMRWLRQILEWQREMPDSKEFLSGVRNELNPFTDMVYAFTPNGDVKTLPAGSTPIDFAYSIHSAVGNCMVGARVNARMVPLNYVIQNGDRVEILTSQNSRGPSRDWLKQAKSSQARNKINQWFKTELKEENIVRGKELLAAYAKSRGQDWSELNRPEYQEKVLRRYSMHDWDAVLATVGHGGIKEGQVVNRMIEERKRALAKQISDETVLANLEENNKESQIATLRRSGNGIVVKGIHDLAVHFSRCCAPVPGDEIVGFVTRGRGITIHRTDCINILSLPEIERARLITAEWQVPEGEENHYIATLRVVAHNRTGLLVDISRVFTERGLDVKAFNTRTSKQDIATMDVTFEIGSAEEIRSLQDKLRQCDGVIDIERS from the coding sequence ATGGAAGAGAACCAGAGAGAATTGGAGAAGCCGGCAGAATTTACAGACCCGGATGTACTCTATGAGGAGCTGATCGCAGCCATTGAGCGCTATCATCCTTCCGATGACACTGCGCTCATTCACCGCGCCTATATGACCGCGAAGAACGCACATATGGATCAGAAGCGGAAGTCCGGCGAGCCCTACATCATCCACCCGCTCTGCGTCGCGATTATTCTCGCGGATTTGGAGCTCGACAAAGAGAGCATCATCGCGGGGCTTTTGCACGATGTCGTCGAGGACACGATACTCACGAAGGAGCAGATTGCGCGCGTCTTCGGGGACGATGTGGCCCTCTTGGTGGACGGCGTTACCAAGCTCACAAACCTCACCTGGACCAAGGACAGACTTGATATTCAGGCCGAAAACCTTCGCAGAATGTTTCTTGCGATGTCACAGGACATCCGCGTCATTCTGATTAAGCTTGCGGACCGCCTCCACAACATGCGCACCCTGCAGCACATGAAGCCGGAGAAGCAGCGCGAAAAGGCGAAGGAAACCTTGGAAATCTATGCGCCGCTCGCAGACCGCCTCGGTATCAGCCGTGTTAAGGTAGAGCTCGATGATTTGGCGCTCCGTTATCTGGAGCCGAAGGCGTATCACGAGATTGAAGAAAAAATCGCGGAGATGAGTCAAAGCAAGGAGCGCGTCATCGAGAGTCTGGTTGAAAAAGTACAGCACCTCATGAACCGCGAGCAGATCCCGAGCAGTGTGATCGGACGGCGAAAGCACATCTTCTCGATTTACAAGAAGATGGTGAGTCAGAACAAGAGCTTTGACGAGATTTACGATATCTTCGCGGTGCGCGTGCTTGTGCAGGATTTAAAGGACTGCTATGCCGCGCTCGGCGCCCTGCATGTGAGTTTTACACCGCTCTCGGAGCGCTTTAAGGACTATATCGCGCGTCCCAAGCCGAACCGCTACCAGTCCCTGCACACGACCCTCATAGACCGCGGCGGCACCTTGTTTGAAGTGCAGATTCGCACCTATGAGATGGACAAGGTCGCAGAATACGGTATCGCCGCGCACTGGAAGTACAAGGAGAAGGCAAAGGGCGAGAATCCCACGGTGACAGGCGGCGAGGCGGAGAAGATGCGCTGGCTCCGCCAGATTCTCGAGTGGCAGCGGGAGATGCCGGACAGCAAGGAGTTTCTCTCGGGTGTACGAAACGAGCTGAACCCGTTTACGGACATGGTTTATGCCTTTACGCCGAACGGCGATGTCAAAACCCTGCCGGCGGGTTCCACGCCGATCGACTTTGCCTATTCCATTCACTCCGCGGTCGGAAACTGCATGGTGGGCGCACGTGTCAATGCGCGCATGGTGCCGTTAAACTACGTGATACAAAACGGAGACCGCGTCGAAATTCTGACTTCGCAGAACTCGCGCGGACCGAGCCGCGACTGGCTCAAGCAGGCAAAGAGCTCTCAGGCGCGAAATAAAATCAATCAGTGGTTTAAGACCGAGCTCAAAGAAGAGAACATTGTGCGGGGCAAGGAATTGCTCGCCGCCTATGCGAAAAGCCGCGGACAGGATTGGAGCGAGTTAAACCGCCCGGAGTACCAGGAAAAGGTGCTGCGCCGCTATTCCATGCATGACTGGGACGCGGTGCTTGCGACCGTGGGCCACGGCGGCATCAAAGAGGGCCAGGTCGTAAACCGCATGATCGAGGAGCGGAAACGGGCGCTCGCCAAGCAGATTTCGGATGAGACCGTGCTCGCAAACCTCGAGGAGAACAACAAGGAGAGCCAGATTGCGACGCTCCGCAGATCCGGAAACGGCATCGTCGTGAAAGGCATCCACGACCTCGCAGTTCACTTTTCTCGTTGCTGCGCGCCGGTTCCGGGCGATGAAATTGTAGGCTTCGTGACGCGCGGCCGCGGCATTACCATACACCGCACGGACTGCATCAACATTCTGTCCCTGCCCGAAATCGAGAGGGCTCGTCTCATCACGGCCGAATGGCAGGTGCCGGAGGGAGAGGAGAATCACTATATTGCGACCTTGCGCGTGGTGGCGCACAATCGCACCGGCCTCTTGGTTGACATAAGCCGCGTCTTTACGGAGCGCGGGCTGGATGTGAAGGCTTTCAACACGAGAACCTCGAAGCAGGACATCGCGACGATGGACGTGACCTTCGAGATCGGCTCCGCGGAGGAGATTCGTTCTCTGCAGGATAAACTTCGGCAGTGCGATGGCGTCATTGACATTGAGAGGAGCTGA